A segment of the Catenuloplanes nepalensis genome:
CGTCGCTGCCGACCGCGATGTCCGGCAGGAGCAGCAGCTCGTCCGCGTGCCGAAGGTACTCCAGCAGCGAGATCGGCCCGATGTCCAGATCGCCGCGGACGAGCGCGTCGTTGAGCGCGTCCGGGCTGTCCTTGTGCAGATCGACGTCGAGGAGCGCACCGGAGCGCATCAGGCCCCAGTAGATCGGGAGGCAGTTGAGGAACTGGATGTGGCCGACCCGGGGGCGCTGTGCGACGCTCATGGCGGCAACGTTATCCGCCGCCCGGCAGGAACCGCCCGGGAAGGTGTTCCAGAACGCATGCCCTCAGGCGAGCAGCTGACGGCCGATCCGGCGGCAGATCGAGGCGCCGTGTTCGTAGCCACGCGAGGCCGGGTACCGGGTCAGCACGCCGATGCTCCAGCCGTCGCCGATGGCCATGCAGTTGACGTGCCACTCGCCGAGCGTGTCCCGCACCACCCAGCCGTTCTTGATCGCGATGGACGACCGCGCCGCCGGTGGGAACGCCTTGCGGAGCCCGAAGTCGCCGACGCCGCGGACCGCCCGCATCTCCCGCAGCAGCCAGGGCGTCCAGGACGCGCCGGCCGCGCGCCCGTCCGCGATGCAGCGGCCGAGCAGCACCACGTCGCGGGCGGAGAGCCGGGTGTTGCTCCACATCTGCCGGTACGGCCCGCCGTCGATCAGCTGGCAGATCCGCCGCAGCCGCCGGATGGACTCGGATCGCCCGACCGCGGCCCAGAGTGACTCGGCCGCGTCGTTGTCGCTGTCGCGCAGCATGATCCGCAGCTGGCGCATGCGTGCGTCGCCGGGGCGGTGCCCGGCCGCGTCCGCGCGACGCAGGAAGTCGGCGCCGATCCACGCCTTGATCAGTGACGCGGTGGTGCTGGTCTCGCCGAGGTTGGGTGAGCCGGAGAGCGTGCCGGTGCGGTGATCGAGCAGCGCCCACGACCACCACGCGTCCCCGCCGACGTGCACCGCGGCCGGCCGCACCGGGAACGCCGGCCCGGTCTCCAGCACGCGCGGCGACAGCGGCGGGACACCGCCCTTCTCCAGGATGCGCGATGGTGCCGACGCGGGCGCGTGCCAGATCGGGGCCGCTGCCCGGGCGTCGTCGGAGGACGCCACCACGCGTGCGATGCCCGCACCGGCCGCCAGCACCGCCAGCACGGCCGCGGGCAGGATCACCCGGTTGGCCCGTTGCCGCGTTGCGGCCCGTCGCTTCCCCACAGGGAGGGATCTTATCCCACAAACGTGTCAAAACACCCAAAATGCCGCCTGTGACAGTCTATTGCGTGGTGCCGCAGCCGGTGTAACACTCGGATGATGGACGGCATCGATGAGCTGACCCGCGAGGAACGCTTCGACGCCCTGGTCGCGGCCGAGGAAAAGGTCGAGCCGGCCGACTGGATGCCCGAGGCGTACCGGAAAGGGCTGATCCGCCAGATCGCCCAGCACGCCCACTCCGAGATCATCGGCATGCAGCCGGAGGGTTCCTGGATCACCCGGGCGCCGAGCCTGAAGCGCAAGGCCATCCTGCTGGCGAAGGTGCAGGATGAGGCCGGCCACGGGCTCTACCTCTACGCCGCCGCCGAGACGCTCGGCATCACCCGCGACGAGCTGGTCGACGCGCTGCTGACCAAGCGGCAGAAGTACAGCTCGATCTTCAACTACCCCACGCTGACCTGGGCGGACATCGGCGCGATCGGCTGGCTGGTGGACGGCGCCGCGATCGTCAACCAGGTGCCGCTCTGCCGCTGCTCCTACGGGCCGTACGCGCGGGCCATGGTCCGCATCTGCAAGGAGGAGTCCTTCCACCAGCGCCAGGGCTACGAGTTGCTGCACACGCTCGCGCACGGCACCGCCGGCCAGCACGCGATGGCGCAGGACGCGCTGGACCGCTGGTGGTTCCCGTCGCTGGCGATGTTCGGCCCGCCGGACGCGGACTCCACCCACTCGGCCCGCTCGATCCAGTGGAAGATCAAGCGCTTCTCCAACGACGAGCTGCGCCAGCGCTTCGTGGACATGTGCGTGCCGCAGGCGGAGGTGCTCGGCCTGCGCATCCCAGACGACGGCCTGCGCTGGAACGAGGCCCGCGGCGCCCACGACTTCACGCCGCCGGACTTCGCCGAGCTGACCCGCGTGATCAGCGGCGACGGCCCGTGCAACGCCGAGCGGATGGCGCACCGCCGCGCGGCCCACGACGACGGCGCGTGGGTCCGCGAGGCTGCCACGGCGTTCGCGCGGAAGCAGGCGGCATGAGCGCGCGCGGGCACCACCGCGCGGAGGAGAGGCCGGCATGAGCGCGGACTGGCCGCTGTGGGAGGTGTTCGTGCGCCCGCGCCGCGGCCTGGCCCATACGCACGCGGGCAGCCTGCACGCGCCGGACGCCGCGATGGCGCTGCGCAACGCGCGCGACCTCTACACCCGGCGGCAGGAGGGCGTCTCCGTCTGGGTGGTGCCGAGCGACGTGATCGTCGCGTCCGGGGACGAGCTGGACCCGGCGCCGGACAAGCCCTACCGGCACCCCACGTACTACTCGGTCCCGGACGGAGCGCCGCACCTGTGAACGACGTGGCCCGCTACGCGCTCGGGCTGGGCGACGACGCGCTGATCGCAGCCCAGCGCCTCGGCGAGCTCTACGCCGGCAGCCCCGAGATGGAGGAGGACGTGGCGCTGGCCAACATCGCGCTCGACCAGCTCGGCGCGGCCCGGCTGCTGCTGTCCTACGCGGCGGAGCTGACCGGTGACGGCGACGAGGACACGCTGGCGTTCCTGCGCGGACCGGCCGAGTTCCGCAACCACGTGCTGGTCGAATTGCCCAACGGCGACTTCGCGGTGACCATCACCAAGCTGCTGTTCCTCGCGGCCTGGCAGCGCCCGCTCTACGCCCGGCTGGCGGAGTCGCGGGACGAGCGGCTCGCCGGGATCGCGGCCACGGCCGGGCTGGAGGTCGCGTACCACCTGGACCACGCGGCACAGTGGACGATGCGGCTGGGCGACGGCACCGAGGAGTCGCATCGGCGCATGCAGGACGCGGTCGACCGGCTCTGGCCGTACACCCGGGAGTTCTTCGTCCCTGATCCGGTCGTGCGGCGGCTTCCCGGCATCGCGGCCGAGCCGACCGCCGCGGAGTGGGCCGAGACCGTCGAGACCACGCTGGCGACGGCCACGCTGCGGACTCCGGCCGGCACCGAGCCCCCTGAGGCTGCGGCCGGCCGGGCCGGGCGGCACACCGCGCACCTCACAGGACTGCTCGACGAGATGCAGGCGCTGCACCGCGCACATCCGGGGGCACGATGGTGACCGCGCTCGCCGCCGCCTCCGAGGTCGTCGACCCCGAACTGCCGTTCGTGACCATCGCGGAGCTGGGGATCCTGCGCGCGGTGGAGGAACGGGACGGCCGGGTCACCGTGACGATCACCCCGACCTACACCGGCTGCCCGGCGGTCTCGGCGATCCGCGACGACGTGCGGAGCGCGCTGGCGACCGCGGGCTTCCCGGACGTTGCGGTCGAGACGCGGCTGAACCCGCCGTGGACGACCGAGTGGATCAGCGAGGACGGGCGCCGCAAGCTCGCGGACGCCGGTATCGCGCCGCCGCAGCGCCGGCCGTTGCTGACGATCTCGGTGCGCTGCCCGCGGTGCGGATCGCCGGAGACCGAGGAGCTGAGCCGCTTCGGTTCCACCGCGTGCACCTCGCTGTGGCGCTGCCGGGCCTGCGCCGAGCCGTTCCCGCGGGTGAAGGAGCGATGAGGCGCGGGGTGGTCTGGCATCCGCTGCCGGTGGCCCGCGTCGACCGGCTGACCGCGGAGGCCGTCACGATCACGTTCGCGGTGCCGCCGGAGTTGCGCCCGGACTTCGCGTTCCGGCCCGGTCAGCACCTGACCGTGCGCTACGCGCCGGCCGTCCGCCGCTCCTACTCGATCTGCTCTACCCCACAAGATCTCGATAAAACCGGAAAAATCCGGATCGGGGTGAAGGAGGTGCCGGGCGGCGCGTTCAGCAGCGTCGGCGTGCGCGCTCTGCGGGACGGCGCGGCCCTGGAAGTGCTGCCCCCGCTCGGCACGTTCACCACCGACCTCGACCCGCTGCGCACCCGGCGGTACGGCGCGATCGTGGCCGGCTCCGGCGTCACCCCGGTGCTGAGCCTGATCGCCACCGCGCTCGCCACCGAGCCGCGCAGCACGTTCACGCTGCTCTACGGCAATCGCGCGGCCGCGAGCGTGATGTTCGCCGACGAACTGGGCGCGCTCAAGGACCGCCACCCGTCCCGGCTGCAGATCATGCACGTGCTCTCCCGCGAGCCCGGCCTGTCGCCCGCGCTCTCCGGCCGCCTCGACCGCGACCGCCTGGCGCTGCTGCTGGACACCGCGGTCCCGGCGGACTCGATCGACGAATGGTTCCTGTGCGGCCCGGCCGGGCTGGTGGAGACGGCCGAGGAGCTGTTGCGGTCGCGCGGCGCGCCGGCCGTGCACACCGAGCTGTTCTACGCCGGCCCGGTCGCGGCGCCCACACCGCCGATCGGCGACGCGGACGACGTGGCGCTGACCGTGCGACTGGACGGCCGCGAGTCCCGCACCACCATGCCGCGCGACGGCCGGGTGCTGGACGCGGCGCTGGCGGTCCGCGCCGAGTTGCCCTACGCCTGCAAGGGCGGCGTCTGCGCGACCTGCCGCGCCAGGGTGGTCACCGGCGAGGTGACGATGGCCCGCAACTACTCACTGGAGTCCGACGACGTCGCCGCCGGCTACGTCCTCACCTGCCAGTCCATCCCGCTCACCCCGGAGATCACCGTCGACTACGACGCCTGAGGTACGGAGCAGCGCTCGCTTGAGGTTTGGAGCAGCGCCCCTCCGGGCGCTGCTCTAGCGGATCGCGTCCAGCTTGACCAGGTCGTCCGGGGTGAGGCGCCAGGCGCCGGCGGCCGCGTTCGCGCGGACCTGGTCGGGGCTGGTCGCGCCCGCGATCACGCTGGAGACGCCGCGCCGGGACGTCAGCCCGGCGATCGCCACGTCCAGCAGCGTCTTCCCGCGCACCTGGGCGAAGCTCTCGATCGTCTCGATGAGGTCCCACGGCGCGGACTTGAGCAGCGTCGCGTAGCGCTCGTCGGAGAGCCGGCCACCGGACGGCGGTGGCGTGTCCCGCCGGTACTTCCCGCTCAGCAGGCCGCTGTCCAGCGGGAAGAAGGGCAGCAGGCCCAGCCCGAAGTGCTGGCAGGCGGGCAGCAACTCCGCCTCCGGGTCACGGTGCAACAGGCTGTACCGGTTCTGGGCGCTGATGAACGGCGTCCGGTGCGCGGTGCGCGCGGTCCATGCCGCGTCCGCGATCTCCCACGCCGAGAAGTTCGAGCAGCCGAGGTAGCGCACCTTGCCGGCCCGGACCAGGTCGTCCAGCGCGGCCAGCGTCTCCTCTATCGGCGTGGCCGGGTCGGGCCGGTGCAGCTGGTAGAGGTCCAGGTAGTCGGTGTCCAGCCGGCGCAGCGACGCCTCGACCGCGCGGGTCACGTATCTCCGGGAGGCGCGGGCGCCGAAGTCCTGCCCGTTGCTGCCGGCCATGTCCATGCCGAACTTGGTGGCGATCACGACGTCGTCGCGCCGGCCCTTGAGGGCGGCACCGAGCAGCTGTTCGGACGTGCCGCGCGGCTCGCCGTAGACGTCCGCGGTGTCGAAGAAGTTGATGCCGGCGTCGAGCGCGGCGTCGACCACCGCGCGGCTGCCGTCCGCGTCCAGCCGGCGCCCGAAACTGCTGCATCCGAGGCCGATCGCGGAGACGGTCAGCCCTGAGTCGCCAAGCCGCCGATAACTCATCTCGCCCTGCCCCATTCGCGCAGCTTAAGTCCCCGTTCCCGCCGGCATGTCCGAGCCGCCAAGCGAACGGTAGGCCGACCGGAGCAGATCCACCAACGGAATATGACGGATCCGCACATCGGGCGGGTCGAGCGCACGAAGTAGCAGGTCAGGCGGGGCCGCGACGCGATTCGTGCCGTGCTCGCGGAGCTTGGCCGGGGACGCCCCGGGCGCGTAGAAGCCGGCCAGCGCGCCGGCCAGCGGCACGTGGTCGACGCGCAGCGGATCCGCGACCACGGGCGCGGTGCCCAGAGACCCCAGAAGCTCCTCGCGGGTACGCCCACGCCACGCCAGCACGAGGAAGGGGTCGTCGTCGAACGCCTCGGCGAGCAGGTAGAGCGCGGCGGACAGGTGCTTGCACGGGAAGCCCCAGTCCGGGCAGCTGCACTCCATGTCCAGCTCGGCCGGGAACAGCGGCGCGCCCAGCTCGTCGAAGACCTCGACGATCTCCGTGGGCATCTCGCCGGCCAGCAGCTTCGCGCGATAGAGCGCCTGCGACGCCAGCGCCGCCGAGATCGCGTCCCAGCGGCTCTCGTCGTACCGCTCGATGGTGATGTCGACCTTGTAGGGGGCCGGCCGGGAGCCCTGCACCGCGGCGGTGACCGTGCCCGGCGCCACGGACAGGCTGAGCACCTGTCCCTTCCGGGCGTAGGCGCGTCCCCGGGCGAGCCGGCCGGGGTCGCAGATGCCCTCCAGGATCTCGATGAAGTGCCGCGACCACCACTGCTCGCCGATCTTCCCGCGCTGCGACCGGGCCTTGATGCCGCCGTCGACCGCGATCGGCTTCGCGGCTTCGAAGAACGCGGCCATCAGGCCACCGCCGACGGGTCGAGCGCGAACAGGTCCCGCAGCGCGTCCGTGGACAGATCGGTGATCCAGTCCTCGCCGGTGCCGACCACGGCGTCCGCCAGCGCCTTCTTCCGTTCGATCATCTCGTCGATCCGCTCCTCGAGGGTGCCGGTGCAGATGAACTTGCGGACCTGCACGTTCTTCCGCTGCCCGATGCGATAGGCGCGGTCGGTCGCCTGGTCCTCGACCGCCGGGTTCCACCACCGGTCGACGTGGATCACGTGGTTGGCCGCGGTCAGGTTGAGCCCGGTGCCGGCCGCCTTCAGCGAGAGCAGGAAGATCGTCGGCTCGTCGCCGGTCTGGAACCGTTCGACCAGCTCGTCCCGCCGGGCCTTGGCGAGCCCGCCGTGCAGCCAGAGCACCGGCCGGTCCAGCCGGGCCTGCAGGTAGGGCTGCAGCAGCGCGCCGAACTCCGCGTACTGCGTGAAGACCAGGCCCTTCTCGCCGTCCGCCACGATCTCCTCGCAGAGCGATTCGAGCCGGTCCAGCTTGCCGGAGCGGCCGGGCAGCGCGGAGCCGTCCTTGAGCAGGTGCGCCGGGTGGTTGCAGACCTGCTTGAGCCGGGTCATCGCGGCCAGCACGTTGCCGCGCCGCTGGATGCCGGTGGTGGACGAGATCGAGGCCATCATCTCCTCGACCACCGCGGCGTAGAGCGTGGCCTGTTCCGGCGTGAGCGTGCACCACACCTTGACCTCCAGCTTCTCCGGCAGGTCGGAGATGATGGATTTGTCGGTCTTGAGGCGGCGGAGGATGAACGGGCCGGTGGCGCGCTTGAGCGCGGCGGAGGCGTACTCGTCCTGCCGTGCCTCGATCGGCTCCTGATAGCGGGACCGGAAGTGCTTGACCGTGCCGAGCAGGCCGGGGTTGCAGAACTCCAGCAGCGCCCACAGCTCGGCCAGGTGGTTCTCCACCGGCGTGCCGGAGAGCGCGAGCCGGGTCCGGGCCGGGATCGCGCGAGCCGCCTGCGCCTGCCGGGTGCCGCTGTTCTTCAGCGCCTGCGCCTCGTCACAGACCACCCGCTCCCACTCGATCTGCTGCAACACGGCGAGATCGCGCAGCGCGGTCCCGTAGGTGGTGATCACCAGGTCGTGCTTGTCCAGCGCGGACGGGTCGCGCCCGGTGCCGTGGTGGACGTGGACGGTCAGGCCGGGCGCGAAGCGTTCCGCCTCCTTGCGCCAGTTCGACACCAGCGACATCGGGCAGATCAGCAGCGTCGGCCGCTCCGCCTTCTCCGCGACCAGCAGCGACAGCGTCTGCGCCGTCTTGCCGAGGCCCATGTCGTCGGCCAGGATCCCGCCGAGGCCCAGTTTCGACAGGAACGACAACCAGGACAGACCCCGTTCCTGGTACGGCCGGAGCGTGCCCGCGAAGCCCTCCGGCGTGGCGATCGGCGTCAGCCGTTCGGACGCCTCGCCGGAGAGCAGGTCGCCGAGCGGGCCGTCCGCGTCCACGTCCACCAGCGGCAGGTCCGGCTCGCCGCCGTCGATCACCTGCGCCAGCACCTCCGCCGCGGTCAGCTCGCCCTCGCGGCGTCTCGACACGGCCTTGAGCGCGGCCTGCAACTGCCGGTCGTCCAGCTCCACCCAGCGGCCGCGCACCTGGATGAGCGGCACCGTGGCCAGCGCCAGCCGGGCCAGCTCCTCCGGGTCGATCGCCTCGTCGCCGACCATCAGGTCCAGCCGGTAGTCGACCAGCTCCGACATGCCGAAGCCCTGCGCCGCCACGGCTTTCGGGCCGGACTTCGTCTTCGCCCGGGTGGTGAGCTTGAGCCCGAGGCCGCGCCTGCCGGCCCACGAGGGCAGCTGCACGCCGTAGCCAGCGGCCTGCAACAGCGGCGCTGCCGTGCTGAGGAAGTCGAACGCACCGGCCGTGTCCAGCTCCATGCCGTCCGGCCGCGGCCTGCGCAACGACTCGTAGAGCGCGGGGAACAGCCGGACCGCTCGGCCCAGCCCGGCCAGCAGCGTCTCGTCCGCGCGTGGCCAGTCAGCGCCGCCCTCGAAGACGTCCGCCGCGGCCACGTAGTGTGCCGGATCGTCCGTGGACTGCAGCGCGAACTCCAGCCACCACTCGTCCGTACCCTGCACCGGCTCGTCCAGCCGGAAGCTCACCCGGGCCGGGCCGTTCGCCGCCTGCGCCGCGTCGTACCAGCCGGTCAGGGCTTTGCCGAGTGCGTCGGCGTCGGCCTTCCTCGCGCCGGGCAGCCCGGGGTCGTCGCCGGTCAGCGCGACCATCCAGCGGTCGGCCAGCGGCGAACGGCTCCCCGGCCGGTGCCCGAGCAGCAGCCGCTCCGGGAAGGCCGCCCGCGCCGCCGCGTCCACGAACAGATCAAGAGCCCGCCGCAGTACGTCGTCGGCCCGCTGCTCCCCGTCGCCCAGTGCCCGGCACGTGGGCGGCATGGCCTGCGCGTAGCTCCGGAACGCGGCCGCGTCCGCACCCGTCAGCACGGCCCGCCAGCGCGCCTCGTCGTTCACCAGCTGCGGCAGCATGCGCCCGCGCCGGACCAGGTCCCGCGCCAGCTCCGCGACCGCGCCGAGGTAGCTCAGTGACTCGGCCGGCGCCCAGGTGCCGTCCGTCTCCGTGTCCAGGAACGTCAGTGCGCGCGCGGGCGTGACCAGCAGGACCGGCACGGTCCAGACCGTCAGCGACGGCGTGCGGACCGCGGCGTCGATCCCGCTCTCCGGCGACGGCACCGGCCACCGGGCCGAGCCGGGCAGGTGGATGCGGGCCTCGCCGGGGTCACCGGCGACCGGGAGCGCGCCGGCCAGGGCGCCCGCGGTCGCGGCGAACGGGTGCGGGCGGGCCTTCGCGCGGGACGTGCCGGCCGGGGCCCGCTCGGTGTCCTCGGCCCAGAGCGCCAGGCGGCGGTCGTGCCAGCCACCGTGCACCACCAGCATGCGATTTTCCCCTCCGCGTGGACCGTACGACGATACCGGCATCGTGACCTGGGCCGCGGCAGGCCATGACCCGATGGACGTACGCTCGTGGGGTGACGGTGAACAGGGAGATCGACGACATCCTGCAGCGTGGCGCGGACGGCGGGCGGATCACGCCCGAGGAGGCGCTGCTCATCTACACCGACGCTCCGCTGCACGCGCTGGGCGAGGCCGCGGACGCGGTGCGCCGGCGGCGATACCCGGACGGGATCGTCACGTACCTGATCGACCGCAACATCAACTACACGAACGTCTGCGTGACCGCGTGCAAGTTCTGCGCGTTCTTCCGCGCCCCCAAGCACAAGGAGGGCTGGTCGCATCCGATGGAGGAGATCCTCCGCCGGTGCGGCGAGGCCGTCGACCTGGGCGCGACCCAGGTGATGCTGCAGGGCGGTCACCACCCGGACTACGGCACCGAGTACTACGAGAATCTGTTCTCCTCGGTCAAGGCGGCCTACCCGCAGCTCGTGATCCACTCGATCGGCCCGTCCGAGATCCTGCACATGGCCAAGGTCGACGGCATCTCGATCGAGGACGCGATCCTCCGGATCAGGGCGGCCGGGCTGGACTCGATCGCCGGCGCCGGCGCGGAGATGCTGCCGGAGCGGCCACGGAAGGCGATCGCGCCGCTCAAGGAGTCCGGTGCGCGCTGGCTCGAGGTGATGGAGACCGCGCACCGGCACGGCATCGAGTCGACCGCGACGATGATGATGGGCACCGGCGAGACGCACGCGGAGCGCGTGGAGCACATCGCCATGATCCGGGACGTGCAGGACCGCACCGGCGGGTTCCGGGCGTTCATCCCGTGGACCTACCAGCCGGAGAACAACCACCTGAAGGGCCGCACCCAGGCCACCACGCTGGAGTACCTGCGGTTCATCGCGATGTCCCGGATCTTCTTCCACAACGTGGACCACCTGCAGGCGTCCTGGCTGACCACGGGCAAGGAGGTCGGCCAGCTGTCGCTGCACATGGGCGTGGACGACCTGGGCTCGATCATGCTGGAGGAGAACGTCATCTCCTCGGCCGGCGCGCGGCACCGGTCGAACCTGCACGACCTGATCTGGATGATCCGGTCGGCCGGCCGCATCCCGGCGCAACGCGACACGCTCTACCGCCACCTGGCCGTGCACCGCACGCCGGCGGAGGACCCGACGGACGACCGGGTCGTCTCGCACTTCTCGTCGATCGCGCTGCCCGGTGGCGGGGCCGGCCGGTCGCTGCCCCTCGTCGAGGCGCACTGAGCGTAATCATTAGGCAGCGCGGTTTCCTTCTTAAGGAACCGCGCTGCTTTCTTTTGCTCGCCGAATGTAGTTGCGGTGCGGACTTTCTCGCTCATGAATGCTTTGAGTGACCGTTCGACTGCTAAGAGCGCTTGTTTTCCTCAGCCGAGAGGCGCTTGCGTTCCCCCGATCGGTCGATTTTTCTGCTGCCGTTCGGAGAAACTTAGGAAAATACAGGTGATCCAAAGGTCCACTTAAGCCCGTTTTAAGATCACCCAAATCCGGACATTTACGGAAGTGCGTGGTATGGCACACAGCGGTGTGTCCGATTTGTGCGGTAGACGAATTGATATGTCTTCGTTAACGTCCCAGCGTCCCGACCGTCCTCGTACCCGAGGAGTCAAACAATGGCGTTCCGCACGCGGAACTTTGCCCGTCTCTGTGCCGCCACTGCGCTGGCTGCGGGCGCTACCGGGTTCTTCGCGGCCCCGGCTTTCGCCGCACCGAGCGGCACCGATTTCAGCATCGTCACCAACGACATCACCGGCCCGGACGGCGCTCCGCTCGCCCCCGGCGCCTCCTCCGAGGTGATCACCACGATCACCAACGTCGGTGACGAGGTCATCACGGGCTTCACGCTCTCGGTGACGCTGCCCGAGAGCGTGTCCTTCAAGAACCAGGTCGCGGCCGAGTTCTGCTCCTACGAGGGCCAGACCGTCACCTGCACCTTCGACGACGGCTGGGCGCTCGTGCCGGCCGGCCAGGAGGACCCGGAGAACGACATCTACTCCGGCTGGGAGGTGCCTTTCGAGGTCACCGTCGCGGCCGACGCCAAGGGCCCGGTGCTCGACGGCGGCAAGTCCTCCGGTGAGATCTCGTACTACGCCGACCTCGAGACCGGCGTCGAGAAGGACGCGGACACGGGCGCGGTG
Coding sequences within it:
- the mqnC gene encoding cyclic dehypoxanthinyl futalosine synthase → MTVNREIDDILQRGADGGRITPEEALLIYTDAPLHALGEAADAVRRRRYPDGIVTYLIDRNINYTNVCVTACKFCAFFRAPKHKEGWSHPMEEILRRCGEAVDLGATQVMLQGGHHPDYGTEYYENLFSSVKAAYPQLVIHSIGPSEILHMAKVDGISIEDAILRIRAAGLDSIAGAGAEMLPERPRKAIAPLKESGARWLEVMETAHRHGIESTATMMMGTGETHAERVEHIAMIRDVQDRTGGFRAFIPWTYQPENNHLKGRTQATTLEYLRFIAMSRIFFHNVDHLQASWLTTGKEVGQLSLHMGVDDLGSIMLEENVISSAGARHRSNLHDLIWMIRSAGRIPAQRDTLYRHLAVHRTPAEDPTDDRVVSHFSSIALPGGGAGRSLPLVEAH
- the paaC gene encoding 1,2-phenylacetyl-CoA epoxidase subunit PaaC produces the protein MNDVARYALGLGDDALIAAQRLGELYAGSPEMEEDVALANIALDQLGAARLLLSYAAELTGDGDEDTLAFLRGPAEFRNHVLVELPNGDFAVTITKLLFLAAWQRPLYARLAESRDERLAGIAATAGLEVAYHLDHAAQWTMRLGDGTEESHRRMQDAVDRLWPYTREFFVPDPVVRRLPGIAAEPTAAEWAETVETTLATATLRTPAGTEPPEAAAGRAGRHTAHLTGLLDEMQALHRAHPGARW
- the paaD gene encoding 1,2-phenylacetyl-CoA epoxidase subunit PaaD → MVTALAAASEVVDPELPFVTIAELGILRAVEERDGRVTVTITPTYTGCPAVSAIRDDVRSALATAGFPDVAVETRLNPPWTTEWISEDGRRKLADAGIAPPQRRPLLTISVRCPRCGSPETEELSRFGSTACTSLWRCRACAEPFPRVKER
- a CDS encoding DEAD/DEAH box helicase — its product is MLVVHGGWHDRRLALWAEDTERAPAGTSRAKARPHPFAATAGALAGALPVAGDPGEARIHLPGSARWPVPSPESGIDAAVRTPSLTVWTVPVLLVTPARALTFLDTETDGTWAPAESLSYLGAVAELARDLVRRGRMLPQLVNDEARWRAVLTGADAAAFRSYAQAMPPTCRALGDGEQRADDVLRRALDLFVDAAARAAFPERLLLGHRPGSRSPLADRWMVALTGDDPGLPGARKADADALGKALTGWYDAAQAANGPARVSFRLDEPVQGTDEWWLEFALQSTDDPAHYVAAADVFEGGADWPRADETLLAGLGRAVRLFPALYESLRRPRPDGMELDTAGAFDFLSTAAPLLQAAGYGVQLPSWAGRRGLGLKLTTRAKTKSGPKAVAAQGFGMSELVDYRLDLMVGDEAIDPEELARLALATVPLIQVRGRWVELDDRQLQAALKAVSRRREGELTAAEVLAQVIDGGEPDLPLVDVDADGPLGDLLSGEASERLTPIATPEGFAGTLRPYQERGLSWLSFLSKLGLGGILADDMGLGKTAQTLSLLVAEKAERPTLLICPMSLVSNWRKEAERFAPGLTVHVHHGTGRDPSALDKHDLVITTYGTALRDLAVLQQIEWERVVCDEAQALKNSGTRQAQAARAIPARTRLALSGTPVENHLAELWALLEFCNPGLLGTVKHFRSRYQEPIEARQDEYASAALKRATGPFILRRLKTDKSIISDLPEKLEVKVWCTLTPEQATLYAAVVEEMMASISSTTGIQRRGNVLAAMTRLKQVCNHPAHLLKDGSALPGRSGKLDRLESLCEEIVADGEKGLVFTQYAEFGALLQPYLQARLDRPVLWLHGGLAKARRDELVERFQTGDEPTIFLLSLKAAGTGLNLTAANHVIHVDRWWNPAVEDQATDRAYRIGQRKNVQVRKFICTGTLEERIDEMIERKKALADAVVGTGEDWITDLSTDALRDLFALDPSAVA
- the paaA gene encoding 1,2-phenylacetyl-CoA epoxidase subunit PaaA; translated protein: MDGIDELTREERFDALVAAEEKVEPADWMPEAYRKGLIRQIAQHAHSEIIGMQPEGSWITRAPSLKRKAILLAKVQDEAGHGLYLYAAAETLGITRDELVDALLTKRQKYSSIFNYPTLTWADIGAIGWLVDGAAIVNQVPLCRCSYGPYARAMVRICKEESFHQRQGYELLHTLAHGTAGQHAMAQDALDRWWFPSLAMFGPPDADSTHSARSIQWKIKRFSNDELRQRFVDMCVPQAEVLGLRIPDDGLRWNEARGAHDFTPPDFAELTRVISGDGPCNAERMAHRRAAHDDGAWVREAATAFARKQAA
- a CDS encoding 2Fe-2S iron-sulfur cluster-binding protein; the protein is MRRGVVWHPLPVARVDRLTAEAVTITFAVPPELRPDFAFRPGQHLTVRYAPAVRRSYSICSTPQDLDKTGKIRIGVKEVPGGAFSSVGVRALRDGAALEVLPPLGTFTTDLDPLRTRRYGAIVAGSGVTPVLSLIATALATEPRSTFTLLYGNRAAASVMFADELGALKDRHPSRLQIMHVLSREPGLSPALSGRLDRDRLALLLDTAVPADSIDEWFLCGPAGLVETAEELLRSRGAPAVHTELFYAGPVAAPTPPIGDADDVALTVRLDGRESRTTMPRDGRVLDAALAVRAELPYACKGGVCATCRARVVTGEVTMARNYSLESDDVAAGYVLTCQSIPLTPEITVDYDA
- a CDS encoding SWIM zinc finger family protein, which encodes MAAFFEAAKPIAVDGGIKARSQRGKIGEQWWSRHFIEILEGICDPGRLARGRAYARKGQVLSLSVAPGTVTAAVQGSRPAPYKVDITIERYDESRWDAISAALASQALYRAKLLAGEMPTEIVEVFDELGAPLFPAELDMECSCPDWGFPCKHLSAALYLLAEAFDDDPFLVLAWRGRTREELLGSLGTAPVVADPLRVDHVPLAGALAGFYAPGASPAKLREHGTNRVAAPPDLLLRALDPPDVRIRHIPLVDLLRSAYRSLGGSDMPAGTGT
- a CDS encoding aldo/keto reductase, translated to MSYRRLGDSGLTVSAIGLGCSSFGRRLDADGSRAVVDAALDAGINFFDTADVYGEPRGTSEQLLGAALKGRRDDVVIATKFGMDMAGSNGQDFGARASRRYVTRAVEASLRRLDTDYLDLYQLHRPDPATPIEETLAALDDLVRAGKVRYLGCSNFSAWEIADAAWTARTAHRTPFISAQNRYSLLHRDPEAELLPACQHFGLGLLPFFPLDSGLLSGKYRRDTPPPSGGRLSDERYATLLKSAPWDLIETIESFAQVRGKTLLDVAIAGLTSRRGVSSVIAGATSPDQVRANAAAGAWRLTPDDLVKLDAIR
- the paaB gene encoding 1,2-phenylacetyl-CoA epoxidase subunit PaaB, translating into MSADWPLWEVFVRPRRGLAHTHAGSLHAPDAAMALRNARDLYTRRQEGVSVWVVPSDVIVASGDELDPAPDKPYRHPTYYSVPDGAPHL